From the Oncorhynchus nerka isolate Pitt River linkage group LG20, Oner_Uvic_2.0, whole genome shotgun sequence genome, one window contains:
- the LOC115102248 gene encoding cold shock domain-containing protein E1-like isoform X4, which yields MGSPWKGFVEFTLPASPPAAFVSADLSSTSPVGLSLSPYGRSCDPALTPLSDMERVHSEPPLARNTASATSVVAIPRSFSVSHKKHKRTPLYRRSMSFDPGMLHNGHTAFANGTAVGIRETGVVEKLLTSYGFIQCSERQARLFFHCSQYNGNLQELKIGDDVEFEVSSDRRTGKPIAVKLLKIKPEVLPEERISGQVGPDSHASPFTVLHGYIHPVVSAIPTHLDGKSAPGQVPTGSVCYERNGYGFLPTQEVFYLTYTPDDIEGNMHLDTGDKVSFYMETNKHTGAVSAHNIVLVKKKQMRCQGVVCATKEAFGFIERADVVKEIFFHYSEFKGDLEALQAGDDVEFTIKERNGKEVATDVRLLAQGTVIFEDISIEQFEGTVIKVIPKVPTKNQNDPLPGRICARISYTDKELLFGEKDTKSKVTLLEGDHVQFNISTDRRDKLERATNIDILPDTFHFTKESREMVRTLRRSMGVIAAMRDGFGFIKCVDRDARMFFHFSEVLEESQLHISDEVEFTVVPDMLSAQRNHAVRIKKLPKGTVSFHTQSEQRFVGVVEKEATAAITNNKSASPSKAKEKEAEEGVISYEDCGVKLTVSYHVKDLEGAAQPQAGDKVEFSINEVKRTGQQSAVTIKILNRTVNTKRLLGYIATLKDNFGFIETANHDQEIFFHYSELCGDMENLELGDTVEYTLSKGKGNKVSAEKVMKMAAVNSVGQDVGEAVMLGKVVRPLRSVDPSQTEYQGLIEHSEEEGMKGQNYSFGIMGMTNKADCLQKGELVKFQLCTVAQTGQKMACNVIPQRKALVECVKDQFGFITYEVGESKKLFFHVKEVQDGLELQTGDEVEFSVILNQRTGKCSACNVRRVSEGPKPVATPRPDRLVNRLKSITLDDSSAPRLVIVRQPRGPDNSKGFNVERKTRQPGVID from the exons ATGGGCAGCCCCTGGAAAGGCTTTGTCGAGTTTACCTTGCCCGCGTCGCCGCCTGCCGCGTTCGTTAGCGCTGACCTGAGCAGCACCTCCCCCGTCGGACTCAGCCTGTCACCGTACGGCCGATCC TGTGACCCAGCCCTGACCCCACTGTCGGATATGGAGAGAGTGCACTCTGAACCCCCTTTGGCACGTAATACTGCCTCTGCCACCTCTGTGGTGGCTATCCCCCGCTCGTTCTCGGTTTCCCACAAAAAACACAAGCGGACACCCCTGTATCGGAGATCA ATGAGTTTTGACCCTGGCATGCTCCACAATGGGCACACTGCGTTTGCCAATGGCACAGCGGTGGGCATCAGGGAGACTGGCGTGGTGGAGAAGCTGCTCACCTCCTACGGGTTCATCCAGTGCTCGGAGCGGCAGGCACGCCTCTTCTTTCACTGCTCCCAGTACAACGGCAACCTGCAGGAGCTCAAGATAGGAG atGATGTGGAGTTTGAAGTGTCCTCAGACAGGCGTACTGGCAAGCCCATAGCAGTGAAGCTGCTTAAGATCAAACCAGAGGTGCTTCCAGAGGAGCGCATCTCGGGCCAGGTGGGGCCAGACTCGCACGCCTCTCCATTTACTGTGCTGCATGGTTATATTCATCCA GTCGTCTCAGCGATTCCTACTCACCTGGATGGCAAGTCTGCTCCAGGGCAGGTGCCCACTGGCAGTGTGTGCTATGAGAGAAATGGG TATGGATTCCTTCCCACGCAGGAGGTGTTTTACTTGACCTACACCCCAGACGACATAGAGGGCAACATGCACCTGGACACGGGAGACAAAGTCAGCTTCTACATGGAAACCAACAAGCA CACCGGTGCAGTCAGTGCACACAACATTGTCCTGGTTAAGAAGAAACAGATGAGGTGCCAGGGGGTTGTCTGTGCCACCAAG GAGGCCTTTGGGTTCATTGAGAGGGCTGATGTGGTGAAGGAGATCTTCTTCCACTACAGCGAGTTCAAGGGCGACCTGGAGGCCCTGCAGGCCGGCGACGACGTGGAGTTCACCATCAAAGAGAGAAAC GGGAAAGAGGTGGCTACTGACGTGAGGCTGCTCGCCCAGGGGACAGTCATATTTGAGGACATCAGCATCGAGCAGTTTGAAGGCACTGTTATCAAGGTCATCCCTAAAGTTCCAACCAAGAACCAG AATGATCCACTACCAGGCCGCATCTGTGCCAGGATCAGTTACACAGACAAGGAGCTCCTGTTTGGTGAGAAGGACACCAAGTCCAAGGTGACCCTGCTGGAAGGCGACCATGTGCAGTTCAACATTTCCACGGACCGTAGGGACAAGCTGGAGCGGGCCACCAACATCGACATCCTGCCTGATACCTTCCACTTCACCAAGGAATCCCGTGAGATGGTAAGGACCCTGAGGAGATCCATG GGTGTGATCGCTGCCATGCGCGACGGCTTTGGCTTCATCAAGTGTGTGGACCGGGATGCCAGGATGTTCTTTCACTTTAGCGAGGTCCTGGAGGAAAGCCAGCTGCACATCTCTGACGAAGTCGAGTTCACCGTTGTGCCC GACATGCTGTCTGCCCAGAGGAACCACGCTGTGCGCATCAAGAAGCTGCCTAAAGGCACAGTGTCCTTCCATACCCAGTCTGAGCAGCGCTTTGTGGGTGTGGTGGAGAAGGAGGCCACGGCAGCCATCACCAACAACAAGAGCGCAAGCCCCAGCAAGGCCAAAGAGAAG GAAGCAGAAGAGGGAGTGATTTCATATGAGGATTGTGGAGTGAAGCTGACTGTGTCGTACCATGTCAAAGATCTGGAGGGAGCTGCCCAGCCACAGGCAGGAGACAAG GTGGAGTTCTCCATCAATGAGGTAAAGAGGACAGGCCAGCAGAGCGCGGTCACCATTAAGATCCTCAACCGCACAGTCAACACCAAAAGGCTGCTGGGATACATCGCCACGCTGAAAGACAACTTTGGGTTCATTGAGACGGCCAATCACGATCAAGAGATCTTCTTTCACTACAG tgAGCTGTGTGGAGACATGGAGAACCTGGAGCTGGGTGACACTGTGGAATACACCCTGTCCAAGGGCAAAGGAAACAAAGTCAGCGCTGAGAAGGTTATGAAGATGGCAGCAG TGAATAGTGTGGGACAGGATGTTGGTGAGGCGGTGATGCTGGGAAAGGTGGTGCGCCCTCTGCGTAGTGTGGACCCGTCGCAGACAGAGTACCAGGGGCTCATCGAGCACTCAGAGGAAG AGGGCATGAAGGGCCAGAATTACTCATTTGGCATCATGGGCATGACAAACAAGGCAGACTGTCTGCAGAAAGGAGAGCTGGTGAAGTTCCAGCTGTGCACAGTGGCCCAGACAGGACAGAAGATGGCCTGCAACGTTATCCCCCAACGCAAAGCCTTAGTGGAGTGCGTCAAGGACCAG TTTGGTTTCATCACATATGAAGTTGGTGAGAGTAAGAAGCTGTTTTTCCATGTCAAAGAGGTGCAGGATGGCTTGGAGCTCCAGACTGGGGATGAGGTGGAGTTCTCAGTCATTCTCAACCAACGCACAGGGAAATGTAGTGCCTGCAATGTGCGCAGAGTCAG TGAAGGGCCTAAACCGGTGGCAACCCCCCGTCCCGATCGTTTGGTCAACCGGCTCAAGAGCATCACCCTGGATGACTCTAGCGCCCCCCGCCTAGTCATTGTGAGACAGCCCCGTGGCCCTGACAACTCAAAG GGCTTCAACGTGGAGCGGAAGACTCGTCAACCGGGTGTAATTGACTGA
- the LOC115102248 gene encoding cold shock domain-containing protein E1-like isoform X1, giving the protein MGSPWKGFVEFTLPASPPAAFVSADLSSTSPVGLSLSPYGRSCDPALTPLSDMERVHSEPPLARNTASATSVVAIPRSFSVSHKKHKRTPLYRRSMSFDPGMLHNGHTAFANGTAVGIRETGVVEKLLTSYGFIQCSERQARLFFHCSQYNGNLQELKIGDDVEFEVSSDRRTGKPIAVKLLKIKPEVLPEERISGQVGPDSHASPFTVLHGYIHPVVSAIPTHLDGKSAPGQVPTGSVCYERNGYGFLPTQEVFYLTYTPDDIEGNMHLDTGDKVSFYMETNKHTGAVSAHNIVLVKKKQMRCQGVVCATKEAFGFIERADVVKEIFFHYSEFKGDLEALQAGDDVEFTIKERNGKEVATDVRLLAQGTVIFEDISIEQFEGTVIKVIPKVPTKNQNDPLPGRICARISYTDKELLFGEKDTKSKVTLLEGDHVQFNISTDRRDKLERATNIDILPDTFHFTKESREMVRTLRRSMGVIAAMRDGFGFIKCVDRDARMFFHFSEVLEESQLHISDEVEFTVVPVSPGKKSMDMLSAQRNHAVRIKKLPKGTVSFHTQSEQRFVGVVEKEATAAITNNKSASPSKAKEKEAEEGVISYEDCGVKLTVSYHVKDLEGAAQPQAGDKVEFSINEVKRTGQQSAVTIKILNRTVNTKRLLGYIATLKDNFGFIETANHDQEIFFHYSELCGDMENLELGDTVEYTLSKGKGNKVSAEKVMKMAAVNSVGQDVGEAVMLGKVVRPLRSVDPSQTEYQGLIEHSEEEGMKGQNYSFGIMGMTNKADCLQKGELVKFQLCTVAQTGQKMACNVIPQRKALVECVKDQFGFITYEVGESKKLFFHVKEVQDGLELQTGDEVEFSVILNQRTGKCSACNVRRVSEGPKPVATPRPDRLVNRLKSITLDDSSAPRLVIVRQPRGPDNSKGFNVERKTRQPGVID; this is encoded by the exons ATGGGCAGCCCCTGGAAAGGCTTTGTCGAGTTTACCTTGCCCGCGTCGCCGCCTGCCGCGTTCGTTAGCGCTGACCTGAGCAGCACCTCCCCCGTCGGACTCAGCCTGTCACCGTACGGCCGATCC TGTGACCCAGCCCTGACCCCACTGTCGGATATGGAGAGAGTGCACTCTGAACCCCCTTTGGCACGTAATACTGCCTCTGCCACCTCTGTGGTGGCTATCCCCCGCTCGTTCTCGGTTTCCCACAAAAAACACAAGCGGACACCCCTGTATCGGAGATCA ATGAGTTTTGACCCTGGCATGCTCCACAATGGGCACACTGCGTTTGCCAATGGCACAGCGGTGGGCATCAGGGAGACTGGCGTGGTGGAGAAGCTGCTCACCTCCTACGGGTTCATCCAGTGCTCGGAGCGGCAGGCACGCCTCTTCTTTCACTGCTCCCAGTACAACGGCAACCTGCAGGAGCTCAAGATAGGAG atGATGTGGAGTTTGAAGTGTCCTCAGACAGGCGTACTGGCAAGCCCATAGCAGTGAAGCTGCTTAAGATCAAACCAGAGGTGCTTCCAGAGGAGCGCATCTCGGGCCAGGTGGGGCCAGACTCGCACGCCTCTCCATTTACTGTGCTGCATGGTTATATTCATCCA GTCGTCTCAGCGATTCCTACTCACCTGGATGGCAAGTCTGCTCCAGGGCAGGTGCCCACTGGCAGTGTGTGCTATGAGAGAAATGGG TATGGATTCCTTCCCACGCAGGAGGTGTTTTACTTGACCTACACCCCAGACGACATAGAGGGCAACATGCACCTGGACACGGGAGACAAAGTCAGCTTCTACATGGAAACCAACAAGCA CACCGGTGCAGTCAGTGCACACAACATTGTCCTGGTTAAGAAGAAACAGATGAGGTGCCAGGGGGTTGTCTGTGCCACCAAG GAGGCCTTTGGGTTCATTGAGAGGGCTGATGTGGTGAAGGAGATCTTCTTCCACTACAGCGAGTTCAAGGGCGACCTGGAGGCCCTGCAGGCCGGCGACGACGTGGAGTTCACCATCAAAGAGAGAAAC GGGAAAGAGGTGGCTACTGACGTGAGGCTGCTCGCCCAGGGGACAGTCATATTTGAGGACATCAGCATCGAGCAGTTTGAAGGCACTGTTATCAAGGTCATCCCTAAAGTTCCAACCAAGAACCAG AATGATCCACTACCAGGCCGCATCTGTGCCAGGATCAGTTACACAGACAAGGAGCTCCTGTTTGGTGAGAAGGACACCAAGTCCAAGGTGACCCTGCTGGAAGGCGACCATGTGCAGTTCAACATTTCCACGGACCGTAGGGACAAGCTGGAGCGGGCCACCAACATCGACATCCTGCCTGATACCTTCCACTTCACCAAGGAATCCCGTGAGATGGTAAGGACCCTGAGGAGATCCATG GGTGTGATCGCTGCCATGCGCGACGGCTTTGGCTTCATCAAGTGTGTGGACCGGGATGCCAGGATGTTCTTTCACTTTAGCGAGGTCCTGGAGGAAAGCCAGCTGCACATCTCTGACGAAGTCGAGTTCACCGTTGTGCCCGTGAGTCCAGGGAAAAAATCCATG GACATGCTGTCTGCCCAGAGGAACCACGCTGTGCGCATCAAGAAGCTGCCTAAAGGCACAGTGTCCTTCCATACCCAGTCTGAGCAGCGCTTTGTGGGTGTGGTGGAGAAGGAGGCCACGGCAGCCATCACCAACAACAAGAGCGCAAGCCCCAGCAAGGCCAAAGAGAAG GAAGCAGAAGAGGGAGTGATTTCATATGAGGATTGTGGAGTGAAGCTGACTGTGTCGTACCATGTCAAAGATCTGGAGGGAGCTGCCCAGCCACAGGCAGGAGACAAG GTGGAGTTCTCCATCAATGAGGTAAAGAGGACAGGCCAGCAGAGCGCGGTCACCATTAAGATCCTCAACCGCACAGTCAACACCAAAAGGCTGCTGGGATACATCGCCACGCTGAAAGACAACTTTGGGTTCATTGAGACGGCCAATCACGATCAAGAGATCTTCTTTCACTACAG tgAGCTGTGTGGAGACATGGAGAACCTGGAGCTGGGTGACACTGTGGAATACACCCTGTCCAAGGGCAAAGGAAACAAAGTCAGCGCTGAGAAGGTTATGAAGATGGCAGCAG TGAATAGTGTGGGACAGGATGTTGGTGAGGCGGTGATGCTGGGAAAGGTGGTGCGCCCTCTGCGTAGTGTGGACCCGTCGCAGACAGAGTACCAGGGGCTCATCGAGCACTCAGAGGAAG AGGGCATGAAGGGCCAGAATTACTCATTTGGCATCATGGGCATGACAAACAAGGCAGACTGTCTGCAGAAAGGAGAGCTGGTGAAGTTCCAGCTGTGCACAGTGGCCCAGACAGGACAGAAGATGGCCTGCAACGTTATCCCCCAACGCAAAGCCTTAGTGGAGTGCGTCAAGGACCAG TTTGGTTTCATCACATATGAAGTTGGTGAGAGTAAGAAGCTGTTTTTCCATGTCAAAGAGGTGCAGGATGGCTTGGAGCTCCAGACTGGGGATGAGGTGGAGTTCTCAGTCATTCTCAACCAACGCACAGGGAAATGTAGTGCCTGCAATGTGCGCAGAGTCAG TGAAGGGCCTAAACCGGTGGCAACCCCCCGTCCCGATCGTTTGGTCAACCGGCTCAAGAGCATCACCCTGGATGACTCTAGCGCCCCCCGCCTAGTCATTGTGAGACAGCCCCGTGGCCCTGACAACTCAAAG GGCTTCAACGTGGAGCGGAAGACTCGTCAACCGGGTGTAATTGACTGA
- the LOC115102248 gene encoding cold shock domain-containing protein E1-like isoform X9, which translates to MGSPWKGFVEFTLPASPPAAFVSADLSSTSPVGLSLSPYGRSCDPALTPLSDMERVHSEPPLARNTASATSVVAIPRSFSVSHKKHKRTPLYRRSMSFDPGMLHNGHTAFANGTAVGIRETGVVEKLLTSYGFIQCSERQARLFFHCSQYNGNLQELKIGDDVEFEVSSDRRTGKPIAVKLLKIKPEVLPEERISGQVVSAIPTHLDGKSAPGQVPTGSVCYERNGEVFYLTYTPDDIEGNMHLDTGDKVSFYMETNKHTGAVSAHNIVLVKKKQMRCQGVVCATKEAFGFIERADVVKEIFFHYSEFKGDLEALQAGDDVEFTIKERNGKEVATDVRLLAQGTVIFEDISIEQFEGTVIKVIPKVPTKNQNDPLPGRICARISYTDKELLFGEKDTKSKVTLLEGDHVQFNISTDRRDKLERATNIDILPDTFHFTKESREMGVIAAMRDGFGFIKCVDRDARMFFHFSEVLEESQLHISDEVEFTVVPDMLSAQRNHAVRIKKLPKGTVSFHTQSEQRFVGVVEKEATAAITNNKSASPSKAKEKEAEEGVISYEDCGVKLTVSYHVKDLEGAAQPQAGDKVEFSINEVKRTGQQSAVTIKILNRTVNTKRLLGYIATLKDNFGFIETANHDQEIFFHYSELCGDMENLELGDTVEYTLSKGKGNKVSAEKVMKMAAVNSVGQDVGEAVMLGKVVRPLRSVDPSQTEYQGLIEHSEEEGMKGQNYSFGIMGMTNKADCLQKGELVKFQLCTVAQTGQKMACNVIPQRKALVECVKDQFGFITYEVGESKKLFFHVKEVQDGLELQTGDEVEFSVILNQRTGKCSACNVRRVSEGPKPVATPRPDRLVNRLKSITLDDSSAPRLVIVRQPRGPDNSKGFNVERKTRQPGVID; encoded by the exons ATGGGCAGCCCCTGGAAAGGCTTTGTCGAGTTTACCTTGCCCGCGTCGCCGCCTGCCGCGTTCGTTAGCGCTGACCTGAGCAGCACCTCCCCCGTCGGACTCAGCCTGTCACCGTACGGCCGATCC TGTGACCCAGCCCTGACCCCACTGTCGGATATGGAGAGAGTGCACTCTGAACCCCCTTTGGCACGTAATACTGCCTCTGCCACCTCTGTGGTGGCTATCCCCCGCTCGTTCTCGGTTTCCCACAAAAAACACAAGCGGACACCCCTGTATCGGAGATCA ATGAGTTTTGACCCTGGCATGCTCCACAATGGGCACACTGCGTTTGCCAATGGCACAGCGGTGGGCATCAGGGAGACTGGCGTGGTGGAGAAGCTGCTCACCTCCTACGGGTTCATCCAGTGCTCGGAGCGGCAGGCACGCCTCTTCTTTCACTGCTCCCAGTACAACGGCAACCTGCAGGAGCTCAAGATAGGAG atGATGTGGAGTTTGAAGTGTCCTCAGACAGGCGTACTGGCAAGCCCATAGCAGTGAAGCTGCTTAAGATCAAACCAGAGGTGCTTCCAGAGGAGCGCATCTCGGGCCAG GTCGTCTCAGCGATTCCTACTCACCTGGATGGCAAGTCTGCTCCAGGGCAGGTGCCCACTGGCAGTGTGTGCTATGAGAGAAATGGG GAGGTGTTTTACTTGACCTACACCCCAGACGACATAGAGGGCAACATGCACCTGGACACGGGAGACAAAGTCAGCTTCTACATGGAAACCAACAAGCA CACCGGTGCAGTCAGTGCACACAACATTGTCCTGGTTAAGAAGAAACAGATGAGGTGCCAGGGGGTTGTCTGTGCCACCAAG GAGGCCTTTGGGTTCATTGAGAGGGCTGATGTGGTGAAGGAGATCTTCTTCCACTACAGCGAGTTCAAGGGCGACCTGGAGGCCCTGCAGGCCGGCGACGACGTGGAGTTCACCATCAAAGAGAGAAAC GGGAAAGAGGTGGCTACTGACGTGAGGCTGCTCGCCCAGGGGACAGTCATATTTGAGGACATCAGCATCGAGCAGTTTGAAGGCACTGTTATCAAGGTCATCCCTAAAGTTCCAACCAAGAACCAG AATGATCCACTACCAGGCCGCATCTGTGCCAGGATCAGTTACACAGACAAGGAGCTCCTGTTTGGTGAGAAGGACACCAAGTCCAAGGTGACCCTGCTGGAAGGCGACCATGTGCAGTTCAACATTTCCACGGACCGTAGGGACAAGCTGGAGCGGGCCACCAACATCGACATCCTGCCTGATACCTTCCACTTCACCAAGGAATCCCGTGAGATG GGTGTGATCGCTGCCATGCGCGACGGCTTTGGCTTCATCAAGTGTGTGGACCGGGATGCCAGGATGTTCTTTCACTTTAGCGAGGTCCTGGAGGAAAGCCAGCTGCACATCTCTGACGAAGTCGAGTTCACCGTTGTGCCC GACATGCTGTCTGCCCAGAGGAACCACGCTGTGCGCATCAAGAAGCTGCCTAAAGGCACAGTGTCCTTCCATACCCAGTCTGAGCAGCGCTTTGTGGGTGTGGTGGAGAAGGAGGCCACGGCAGCCATCACCAACAACAAGAGCGCAAGCCCCAGCAAGGCCAAAGAGAAG GAAGCAGAAGAGGGAGTGATTTCATATGAGGATTGTGGAGTGAAGCTGACTGTGTCGTACCATGTCAAAGATCTGGAGGGAGCTGCCCAGCCACAGGCAGGAGACAAG GTGGAGTTCTCCATCAATGAGGTAAAGAGGACAGGCCAGCAGAGCGCGGTCACCATTAAGATCCTCAACCGCACAGTCAACACCAAAAGGCTGCTGGGATACATCGCCACGCTGAAAGACAACTTTGGGTTCATTGAGACGGCCAATCACGATCAAGAGATCTTCTTTCACTACAG tgAGCTGTGTGGAGACATGGAGAACCTGGAGCTGGGTGACACTGTGGAATACACCCTGTCCAAGGGCAAAGGAAACAAAGTCAGCGCTGAGAAGGTTATGAAGATGGCAGCAG TGAATAGTGTGGGACAGGATGTTGGTGAGGCGGTGATGCTGGGAAAGGTGGTGCGCCCTCTGCGTAGTGTGGACCCGTCGCAGACAGAGTACCAGGGGCTCATCGAGCACTCAGAGGAAG AGGGCATGAAGGGCCAGAATTACTCATTTGGCATCATGGGCATGACAAACAAGGCAGACTGTCTGCAGAAAGGAGAGCTGGTGAAGTTCCAGCTGTGCACAGTGGCCCAGACAGGACAGAAGATGGCCTGCAACGTTATCCCCCAACGCAAAGCCTTAGTGGAGTGCGTCAAGGACCAG TTTGGTTTCATCACATATGAAGTTGGTGAGAGTAAGAAGCTGTTTTTCCATGTCAAAGAGGTGCAGGATGGCTTGGAGCTCCAGACTGGGGATGAGGTGGAGTTCTCAGTCATTCTCAACCAACGCACAGGGAAATGTAGTGCCTGCAATGTGCGCAGAGTCAG TGAAGGGCCTAAACCGGTGGCAACCCCCCGTCCCGATCGTTTGGTCAACCGGCTCAAGAGCATCACCCTGGATGACTCTAGCGCCCCCCGCCTAGTCATTGTGAGACAGCCCCGTGGCCCTGACAACTCAAAG GGCTTCAACGTGGAGCGGAAGACTCGTCAACCGGGTGTAATTGACTGA